One Camelina sativa cultivar DH55 chromosome 3, Cs, whole genome shotgun sequence genomic window carries:
- the LOC104776447 gene encoding probable pectinesterase/pectinesterase inhibitor 6 — MDHKHLRTSPKCIITIIYVVSISHLNAHFITSCKQTPYPSVCTHHISNSPLEVKTLEDQTDGLTFHDLVVSSTMDQAVQLHCLVSTLKKRRSLHKHARSAMHDCLELYEDTIDQLNHTRSSQYSSMHDRKTSLSAAIANQDTCRNGFKDFKLISSYSKYFPIHHHRNLTKSLSNSLAVTKAAAEAVAEKYTSTGFTKNNKQRNSSGGGGHRRLLMSSDEEFPSWFPLSDRKLLEDTTTTTKADLVVAKDGSGHYTSIQQAVNAAAKLSRRNKRLVIYVKAGVYRENVVVKKSIKNVMVIGDGIDSTVVTGNKNVKDGTTTFRSATFAVSGEGFIARGITFENTAGPEKHQAVALRSGSDFSVFYGCSFKGYQDTLYLHSRRQFLRNCNIHGTVDFIFGDATAFLQNCNIYALKPMSGQKNTITAQSRKDPNENTGFVVHGSTVATASETYLGRPWKSYSRTVFMKCNLGGLVNPAGLLPWNGEFALRTLYYGEYGNTGAGASVTGRVKWPGYHVIKTATEAGKFTVENFLDGNYWITAAGVPVHDGL, encoded by the exons ATGGATCACAAGCATCTACGAACATCTCCCAAATGTATCATAACCATCATTTACGTCGTATCAATCTCTCATCTCAATGCCCATTTTATAACTTCATGCAAACAAACCCCATACCCTAGCGTCTGCACCCACCACATATCCAATTCACCTCTCGAAGTCAAAACTTTAGAAGACCAAACCGATGGGTTGACTTTTCACGACCTTGTGGTCAGCTCCACCATGGACCAGGCCGTGCAACTACACTGCCTCGTCTCTACCCTAAAAAAGCGTCGTTCTCTCCACAAACATGCTAGGTCAGCTATGCACGACTGCCTGGAGCTCTACGAAGACACCATAGACCAACTCAACCACACTCGGAGTTCGCAATATTCGTCCATGCATGATAGAAAAACCTCGTTAAGCGCAGCCATAGCTAATCAAGACACTTGCAGAAACGGATTTAAAGATTTTAAGTTGATCTCTTCGTATTCGAAATATTTCCCAATACACCATCACCGGAACCTCACTAAGTCTCTAAGCAACTCTTTGGCAGTTACTAAGGCTGCGGCTGAGGCAGTTGCCGAGAAGTATACATCGACGGGGTTCACCAAGAataacaaacaaagaaatagcAGCGGAGGTGGTGGCCACCGGAGATTATTGATGTCTTCCGACGAGGAATTTCCATCGTGGTTCCCTCTTTCTGATCGTAAACTTCTGGAAGATACCACAACCACGACGAAAGCCGATCTTGTGGTGGCTAAGGACGGTTCAGGTCATTACACAAGCATTCAACAAGCGGTAAACGCAGCAGCCAAACTTTCTCGGAGAAACAAGAGACTTGTGATATACGTTAAAGCAGGTGTTTACCGAGAAAACGTAGTAGTCAAGAAATCGATCAAGAACGTGATGGTTATCGGAGACGGGATTGATTCTACCGTTGTCACCGGTAATAAGAACGTTAAAGATGGCACGACGACGTTTCGGTCCGCTACTTTTG CTGTTTCCGGCGAAGGTTTTATCGCACGTGGTATAACATTCGAGAACACGGCTGGACCGGAGAAACATCAGGCTGTGGCTCTCCGATCAGGTTCAGACTTCTCCGTCTTCTACGGCTGCTCTTTCAAAGGCTATCAAGACACTCTCTACCTTCACTCTCGCCGTCAGTTCTTGAGAAACTGTAATATTCATGGAACCGTTGATTTCATCTTCGGAGACGCAACCGCATTCCTCCAGAACTGCAACATCTACGCTCTCAAGCCGATGAGCGGTCAGAAAAACACGATCACCGCTCAATCACGCAAAGACCCGAACGAGAACACAGGTTTCGTCGTCCATGGCTCTACGGTGGCTACAGCGTCCGAGACTTACTTAGGACGGCCGTGGAAGTCGTATTCGAGGACGGTTTTCATGAAATGTAATCTTGGAGGGTTGGTGAATCCGGCGGGATTGTTGCCTTGGAACGGCGAGTTTGCTCTGAGGACTCTTTATTACGGTGAGTATGGTAATACCGGCGCTGGAGCAAGTGTCACCGGTAGAGTTAAGTGGCCAGGTTACCATGTTATAAAGACGGCAACGGAGGCCGGAAAATTCACGGTGGAGAATTTCTTGGACGGAAACTATTGGATCACGGCTGCGGGAGTACCGGTCCACGATGGACTTTGA
- the LOC104778832 gene encoding probable pectinesterase/pectinesterase inhibitor 6, with the protein MSGQKNTIIAQSRKDPNENTGFVVHGSTVATASETYLGRPWKSYSRTVFMKCNLGGLVNPAGWLPWNGEFALRTLYYGEYGNTGAGASVAGRVKWPDYHVIKTATEAGKFTVENFMDGNHWITAAGVPVNDGL; encoded by the coding sequence ATGAGCGGTCAGAAAAACACGATCATCGCTCAATCACGCAAAGACCCGAACGAGAACACAGGTTTCGTCGTACATGGCTCTACGGTGGCTACAGCGTCCGAGACTTACTTAGGACGGCCGTGGAAGTCGTATTCGAGGACGGTTTTCATGAAATGTAACCTTGGAGGGTTGGTGAATCCAGCGGGGTGGTTGCCTTGGAACGGCGAGTTTGCTCTGAGGACTCTTTATTACGGTGAGTATGGTAATACCGGCGCTGGAGCAAGTGTCGCCGGTAGAGTTAAGTGGCCAGATTACCATGTTATAAAGACGGCGACGGAGGCCGGAAAATTCACGGTGGAGAATTTCATGGACGGAAACCATTGGATCACTGCTGCGGGAGTACCGGTCAACGATGGACTTTGA
- the LOC104776448 gene encoding uncharacterized protein LOC104776448, whose translation MSSTDMKPKSKPDDNQVISRKAVRDRLHVFMKGGGCGELFTACIGGDKAKDKREACSMLEKCMKARSDYFQPSFALRRDGEELMEREIEVFLHAKPKDNTSTLFEKFMTGGPCKEAFMAWDDFRKECKKTGRSERSCFSPTPAFNTLVKCMQADRSNYYHPYLAVFKTVEEHLKKEIMAWATRAQADAKKG comes from the coding sequence ATGTCATCCACGGATATGAAACCCAAATCCAAACCTGATGATAACCAAGTCATCTCGCGGAAGGCAGTGAGAGATCGATTACATGTGTTCATGAAAGGAGGTGGTTGCGGAGAATTATTTACAGCTTGTATAGGTGGTGATAAGGCGAAAGATAAGCGGGAAGCCTGTTCGATGCTGGAAAAATGTATGAAGGCTCGCTCTGATTACTTTCAGCCGTCTTTCGCGTTGAGGAGAGATGGCGAAGAACTGATGGAGAGGGAGATCGAAGTATTCCTCCATGCGAAGCCAAAGGACAACACTTCCACGCTGTTTGAAAAGTTCATGACAGGAGGACCTTGCAAAGAAGCCTTTATGGCTTGGGATGACTTCCGCAAAGAATGTAAGAAGACCGGGAGGTCTGAGAGAAGTTGTTTTAGTCCTACACCTGCTTTTAATACCCTGGTCAAGTGTATGCAGGCTGATCGCTCTAATTACTATCACCCGTATCTCGCGGTATTCAAAACTGTTGAAGAACATCTTAAAAAGGAGATCATGGCCTGGGCTACGAGGGCGCAAGCTGATGCGAAGAAGGGTTAG